From the Metamycoplasma hominis ATCC 23114 genome, one window contains:
- a CDS encoding variable surface lipoprotein, with amino-acid sequence MKKSKKILLTMGGILPLVISAPLVAAGCKDPNKPEVKPEDPKKPEGEKPGTTPEVKPEDPKKPEGEKPGTTPEVKPESSSDLNDLTEAVKKANFQYKDIDKISMFDKLNKKNLSNNFDKKFKVEILKLEVDKKINSMLITYNISFNDGSKDAKLENQKYSLTGLSTNNESYLSGLLNDKDTVFNLGDASNEDSLTTVEQLDAYYLVDGQGSISLLASNKNVYVPEGLMLEYTWNEQNETNKKFNGEVELDVSVKTKDSKTITRKNVKIANKIAEGVSDDYLTKYKKLTLNYKDADKTSINSFNEGDIEQTLKNNFIAKFEKSSEEETKKFLEDNGIKYEVKSITEISLEKKTINVNLQITLKNKKLANANIEVSGFKGIEKVDDEQVKKIVDKLTFGDIYFPEKIKDFNQEFLNELPLYIKDNDGKIKPENTLDSEYLIKNGITEFDKNEFGQPKYEVKYDENTKKLSATLKLNGKEYNVETTLTHELKLDEWVDEVGKEIDGDSNTIPVNEFSNKNLKLNKKINDFVNGLDFVQLNSIKRAKSSEAEKKLNLEGKATLIYEFKNIYDNSTYRKEVVFENLKKAEKVDYKKQYASLIQKINDKKIITNNKWASPEEIKK; translated from the coding sequence ATGAAGAAATCGAAAAAAATTTTGTTGACCATGGGAGGGATACTTCCCTTGGTTATTTCAGCGCCATTAGTTGCTGCTGGATGCAAGGATCCAAACAAACCAGAAGTTAAACCAGAGGATCCAAAGAAACCAGAAGGTGAAAAACCTGGCACAACTCCTGAAGTTAAACCAGAGGATCCAAAGAAACCAGAAGGTGAAAAACCTGGCACAACTCCTGAAGTTAAACCAGAATCTAGCAGTGATTTAAATGATTTAACAGAGGCAGTTAAAAAGGCTAATTTTCAATATAAGGATATTGATAAGATTTCAATGTTTGACAAATTAAACAAAAAAAACTTGTCAAACAACTTTGATAAAAAATTCAAAGTAGAAATTTTGAAATTAGAAGTAGATAAAAAAATTAATTCAATGTTAATTACATACAACATTTCGTTCAATGACGGAAGTAAAGACGCTAAATTGGAAAATCAAAAATATTCATTGACAGGACTTTCAACAAACAATGAGAGCTATTTAAGTGGATTATTGAACGATAAGGATACAGTATTCAATTTAGGTGATGCTTCTAATGAAGATAGTTTAACAACAGTTGAACAGTTAGATGCATATTATTTAGTTGATGGTCAAGGTTCTATTAGTTTATTGGCATCTAATAAAAATGTTTATGTTCCTGAAGGTCTAATGTTAGAATATACTTGAAATGAACAAAACGAAACAAATAAAAAATTCAATGGTGAAGTAGAACTTGATGTTAGTGTTAAGACCAAGGACAGCAAAACTATTACAAGAAAAAATGTAAAAATCGCTAATAAAATTGCTGAAGGCGTTTCAGATGATTATTTAACTAAATATAAAAAGTTAACTTTAAATTATAAAGATGCTGACAAGACTTCAATAAATTCTTTTAATGAAGGCGATATTGAACAAACATTAAAAAATAATTTTATTGCCAAATTTGAAAAGAGTAGTGAAGAAGAAACTAAAAAATTCTTAGAAGACAATGGAATTAAATATGAAGTTAAGAGCATAACTGAAATTTCTCTTGAAAAGAAAACAATCAATGTTAATCTTCAAATAACATTAAAAAATAAGAAACTTGCCAATGCAAATATTGAAGTTTCAGGATTTAAAGGCATTGAAAAAGTAGATGACGAACAAGTTAAAAAAATAGTAGATAAATTGACCTTTGGTGATATTTATTTCCCTGAAAAAATAAAAGATTTTAATCAAGAATTTTTAAATGAACTACCTTTATATATTAAAGACAATGATGGAAAAATTAAACCCGAAAATACACTTGATTCTGAATATTTAATTAAAAACGGAATCACAGAATTTGATAAAAATGAATTTGGTCAACCTAAGTATGAAGTTAAATATGATGAAAATACAAAGAAATTGTCCGCAACATTAAAATTAAACGGCAAGGAATATAATGTTGAAACAACATTAACTCATGAATTAAAATTAGATGAATGGGTAGATGAAGTCGGAAAAGAAATTGATGGGGATTCAAATACCATTCCCGTAAATGAATTTTCTAATAAAAATTTAAAATTGAATAAAAAAATTAATGACTTCGTCAATGGTTTAGACTTTGTTCAATTAAATTCAATAAAAAGAGCAAAATCTTCTGAGGCAGAAAAAAAATTGAATTTAGAAGGTAAGGCAACCTTAATTTATGAATTTAAAAATATATATGATAATTCAACATATAGAAAAGAAGTCGTATTCGAAAATCTAAAAAAAGCAGAAAAAGTTGATTATAAAAAACAATATGCCTCTTTAATACAAAAAATTAATGATAAAAAAATTATTACTAATAATAAATGAGCTTCGCCAGAAGAAATAAAAAAATAA